One cyanobiont of Ornithocercus magnificus DNA segment encodes these proteins:
- a CDS encoding glucose-1-phosphate adenylyltransferase, with protein sequence MKRVLAIILGGGAGTRLFPLTKTRAKPAVPLAGKYRLIDIPISNCINSNINKMYVLTQFNSASLNRHLTQTYNLSSGFGQGFVEVLAAQQTPESPSWFKGTADAVRKYQWLFQEWDVDEYLILSGDQLYRMDYSLFIERHRRSGADLTVAALPVSPQKAEAFGLMRADSEGRIQEFREKPKGSALRDMAVDISRFSLSEESIRCKPYLASMGIYVFSRKTLFDLLQSNPEHKDFGKEIIPEALTRGNYLMSYIFDDYWEDIGTIGAFYEANLALTQQPKPPFSFYEESFPIYTRPRYLPPSKLIDTQITESIIGEGSILKSCSIHHCVLGVRSRVETDVILQDTMIMGADFFESSAERTVLKERGGIPVGVGPGTTVKRAILDKNTRVGSNVSIINKDHVEEADRPDENFYIRNGIIVIVKNATITDGTII encoded by the coding sequence ATGAAGCGTGTTTTGGCCATCATTCTTGGTGGTGGGGCAGGAACCAGATTATTCCCGCTTACCAAGACGCGTGCTAAACCAGCTGTTCCTTTGGCAGGCAAATATCGCCTGATTGATATTCCGATCAGTAACTGCATCAACTCGAATATTAACAAGATGTACGTACTGACGCAGTTTAACAGTGCCTCTCTCAACCGCCACTTGACACAGACTTACAATCTTAGCTCTGGCTTTGGCCAGGGATTTGTCGAGGTTCTTGCAGCACAACAAACCCCAGAAAGCCCCTCCTGGTTTAAGGGCACTGCGGATGCTGTGCGCAAGTACCAATGGCTATTCCAGGAATGGGATGTTGACGAATACCTTATCCTCTCGGGCGATCAGCTCTACCGGATGGACTATAGCTTGTTCATCGAGCGGCATCGTCGAAGTGGAGCGGACTTAACAGTGGCAGCCTTGCCGGTTAGTCCCCAGAAAGCCGAAGCTTTTGGTCTAATGCGAGCTGATAGTGAGGGACGCATCCAAGAGTTCCGAGAAAAGCCAAAAGGCAGCGCACTACGTGACATGGCTGTAGACATTTCACGCTTTAGTCTGAGTGAAGAGTCGATAAGATGTAAGCCTTACCTTGCATCGATGGGCATCTATGTGTTTAGCCGGAAAACACTATTTGATCTATTACAGAGTAACCCAGAGCACAAGGATTTTGGAAAAGAGATAATTCCTGAAGCCCTAACTCGCGGCAATTACCTAATGAGCTATATTTTTGATGACTACTGGGAGGATATTGGCACTATTGGGGCATTTTACGAGGCTAACCTTGCCCTGACTCAACAACCCAAACCACCTTTTAGCTTCTATGAAGAAAGCTTCCCAATTTATACTCGTCCACGTTATTTACCACCGAGCAAGCTGATCGACACTCAAATCACTGAATCAATTATTGGCGAAGGCTCAATCCTAAAAAGTTGTAGTATTCATCACTGTGTTCTTGGAGTTCGTAGCCGTGTCGAGACTGATGTCATTCTCCAAGACACTATGATTATGGGAGCTGATTTCTTCGAATCTAGCGCCGAACGCACTGTACTAAAGGAACGTGGTGGGATTCCAGTTGGTGTTGGCCCAGGCACTACAGTCAAGCGGGCTATCCTAGATAAGAATACACGTGTAGGGTCAAATGTATCTATTATTAACAAGGATCACGTTGAAGAAGCTGATCGTCCGGACGAAAACTTTTACATCCGTAATGGTATTATTGTAATTGTTAAGAATGCAACAATTACAGATGGAACTATTATTTAA
- a CDS encoding NADP-dependent phosphogluconate dehydrogenase, with translation MTMPKAHFGLIGLGVMGENLVLNAERNGFSSVVYNRTYAKTEIFLSNLGTDNRRIEGAHNLQELVEKLERPRRILIMVKAGPAVDTVIEQISPLIEEGDLLIDGGNSEFHDTERRVAQLEGKSFGFIGMGVSGGAKGALEGPSMMPGGTRTSYKAIESLVRKMAAQAEDGPCVTYIGPGGAGHFVKTVHNGIEYSMQQILAEAYDLMKRVANMSCGEIADVFSYWNSIEELSSYLVEISEVCLRTKDPETGDSLVEKIMDQAAQKGTGLWTVVSALQMGVSMPTIYAAVNARLMSSMYQQRQQAKNILHSPLGKPFSVGTLANGMAPLMDAVVLGYIASYAQGMELLRVASEKQKYGLQLHSIARIWKGGCIIRAHLLKRIQNAFTTDPHLCNLLVEPWFAEQVSRRLAGLTTIVAGAANSGIPVPCLSSTLDYINSYKTGRLPQNLIQAMRDCFGSHTYQRIDKEGIFHTEWLK, from the coding sequence ATGACTATGCCCAAGGCACATTTCGGTCTTATCGGTCTCGGTGTAATGGGTGAGAATCTTGTCCTCAATGCAGAGCGCAATGGCTTTTCTAGTGTAGTGTACAATCGCACCTATGCCAAAACAGAGATCTTTCTCAGTAATCTAGGTACCGATAACCGAAGAATTGAAGGAGCTCATAACCTTCAGGAACTTGTTGAGAAGCTTGAACGACCTCGCCGTATTCTCATAATGGTAAAAGCTGGGCCAGCAGTTGATACCGTAATAGAGCAAATATCCCCTCTCATTGAAGAGGGTGATCTCTTAATTGACGGTGGCAACTCCGAGTTTCACGATACTGAACGCCGTGTAGCCCAGTTGGAGGGCAAGAGCTTCGGATTTATTGGCATGGGAGTTTCGGGTGGAGCAAAAGGTGCTCTCGAAGGTCCTAGCATGATGCCTGGTGGCACAAGGACTTCTTACAAGGCTATAGAGAGCTTAGTGCGAAAGATGGCTGCTCAAGCTGAAGATGGTCCTTGCGTTACCTATATCGGTCCTGGGGGTGCTGGTCACTTTGTTAAGACAGTTCATAATGGGATTGAATATAGTATGCAGCAGATACTTGCAGAGGCCTATGACTTGATGAAGCGGGTTGCCAATATGTCCTGCGGAGAAATTGCCGACGTCTTCAGTTACTGGAATAGTATAGAGGAACTTTCCTCATATCTTGTTGAAATTAGCGAGGTTTGCCTACGGACTAAGGATCCTGAAACAGGGGACAGCTTAGTCGAAAAGATCATGGACCAAGCAGCACAAAAAGGCACTGGTCTTTGGACCGTTGTCAGTGCACTGCAGATGGGTGTTTCTATGCCCACTATTTATGCAGCTGTAAATGCCCGCTTAATGAGTTCAATGTATCAGCAGCGTCAGCAAGCCAAAAACATTCTGCATAGTCCTCTTGGAAAGCCTTTTAGTGTAGGCACTCTTGCTAATGGCATGGCACCTCTTATGGATGCTGTGGTTCTAGGCTATATTGCAAGTTATGCACAGGGTATGGAGCTTCTGCGCGTTGCTTCCGAGAAGCAAAAATACGGTCTCCAGCTGCACTCTATTGCCCGTATATGGAAGGGTGGCTGCATCATTCGAGCTCACTTACTCAAGCGGATTCAGAATGCCTTCACTACCGATCCCCATCTGTGCAACCTTCTAGTTGAACCCTGGTTTGCTGAGCAGGTGAGTCGTCGACTAGCTGGATTGACCACTATTGTGGCAGGCGCTGCTAATTCCGGTATTCCAGTCCCTTGTCTGAGCAGCACTTTAGACTATATTAACAGTTATAAAACTGGTCGTCTTCCCCAAAATCTGATTCAAGCAATGCGCGACTGCTTTGGTTCCCACACCTACCAACGCATTGATAAAGAAGGTATCTTTCACACTGAGTGGCTCAAGTAA
- a CDS encoding 6-phosphogluconolactonase, which translates to MTTAYQLIQAGNSQDLARLAAKTIADCISSALAQRERSQVTLSGGTTPAIAYRLLSQEHLPWDRVDLFLSDERWVEPENEASNSLMLRRTLLRPGTPGSYATFYPVPTIKLLSASASAEAFAKLIMQACSGKPPVFDLVILGLGEDGHTASLFPGTDALSVCSSWTAVSYGKGLDRITMTMPVLSAARQVIFLVSGTSKRRALERLLSPDESLRCIPAKLVQPHNTVLILADEAAAGKLG; encoded by the coding sequence ATGACTACTGCATACCAACTCATACAGGCTGGTAACTCTCAAGATCTAGCGCGTCTAGCAGCCAAGACCATAGCTGATTGCATTAGCTCAGCACTTGCCCAGCGGGAGCGATCCCAAGTTACACTCTCTGGCGGTACTACACCTGCAATAGCTTACAGACTGCTCAGCCAAGAACATCTTCCCTGGGATCGCGTGGACCTTTTCCTTAGTGATGAGCGCTGGGTAGAACCAGAGAATGAAGCGAGCAATTCACTCATGTTGCGTCGCACCCTGCTAAGGCCAGGTACTCCTGGCAGCTATGCTACATTCTATCCTGTTCCTACTATTAAATTACTTTCAGCCAGTGCTAGTGCTGAGGCATTTGCAAAACTGATAATGCAAGCATGTTCTGGCAAGCCACCAGTTTTTGATCTAGTGATTCTTGGTCTTGGTGAGGATGGCCACACAGCCTCTCTATTTCCGGGGACAGATGCTTTATCCGTTTGTAGTTCCTGGACCGCAGTTAGCTATGGCAAAGGGCTCGATCGCATAACTATGACTATGCCTGTCTTGAGCGCTGCTCGGCAAGTTATCTTCCTCGTTAGTGGAACGTCTAAGCGCCGGGCTTTAGAGAGATTACTCAGCCCAGATGAGTCTCTTAGGTGTATACCGGCAAAACTTGTACAACCACATAATACAGTACTGATTTTAGCTGACGAGGCAGCTGCAGGTAAGCTCGGCTAA
- a CDS encoding CIA30 family protein yields MKPAPLSIAGPQQLQKWIALNDTVMGGSSQASCFITPEGLLLKGELVERAGGFVSCRSPRFAPPLNLSAYSALKLEVEGEGRTLKLALACYDKAFGLTELIPGGLRWVAPLPTQASGISVITVPFRNLCPTIQARPLKLPLSFDPGKVTRLQILYSKFSAEGGTNPSFCPGPVRILLRSVHAVD; encoded by the coding sequence ATGAAACCAGCACCTCTCAGTATTGCAGGACCACAGCAACTCCAAAAGTGGATTGCTCTAAATGACACTGTAATGGGAGGTTCTAGTCAGGCTAGCTGCTTTATAACGCCTGAAGGACTCCTCTTGAAAGGCGAGCTAGTTGAGCGTGCAGGAGGGTTTGTGAGCTGTCGGTCACCCCGTTTCGCACCACCTCTAAATCTATCAGCATACAGCGCCCTCAAATTGGAGGTAGAAGGCGAAGGTAGAACACTGAAACTTGCCTTGGCCTGTTATGATAAAGCGTTTGGCTTGACTGAATTAATTCCTGGTGGTCTTCGCTGGGTTGCTCCGTTACCTACTCAGGCTTCTGGCATCAGCGTTATTACTGTTCCCTTTAGAAATCTCTGTCCCACTATTCAAGCGCGACCGCTTAAGTTGCCCCTAAGCTTCGATCCTGGCAAAGTTACGCGGCTGCAAATCTTGTACTCAAAGTTCTCCGCAGAGGGTGGTACTAATCCTAGTTTCTGTCCAGGGCCTGTCCGAATTTTGCTGCGCTCGGTGCATGCTGTTGACTAA
- a CDS encoding coat-like protein: protein MLLTNFPVTELKALIAASADRCLKPWKHAVVSAPDTREDSEPPEDIEELVVKIECRDPKGQRQPRRDLELEIYPSGSSFSLMLSWWGQPTRPMLWQGQHPVWIDGLSGCRCEAPPDGSSLEILARRLRILLKSDLSSICQS from the coding sequence ATGCTGTTGACTAATTTTCCTGTTACTGAACTTAAGGCATTGATCGCTGCATCAGCTGATCGATGCCTTAAGCCTTGGAAGCATGCTGTCGTCTCAGCCCCTGATACTAGAGAAGACAGTGAACCGCCAGAAGACATTGAGGAGCTCGTGGTCAAAATTGAGTGTCGTGACCCCAAAGGCCAACGCCAGCCTCGCCGAGACCTTGAGTTAGAAATCTATCCTAGCGGCTCTAGCTTCAGCTTGATGCTTAGCTGGTGGGGTCAGCCCACTCGTCCGATGCTTTGGCAAGGTCAGCATCCTGTCTGGATCGATGGACTAAGTGGCTGTCGTTGTGAAGCACCTCCAGATGGGTCTTCACTTGAGATTCTGGCCCGTCGATTGCGTATTCTTTTGAAGAGTGATCTATCCAGCATATGTCAGTCCTGA
- a CDS encoding dihydroxy-acid dehydratase, translating to MLRSTVITQGIKRSPNRAMLRAVGFSDDDFNKPIIGIANGYSTITPCNVGLNNLAQRAEEAARAAGGMPQTFGTITVSDGISMGTEGMKYSLVSREVIADAIETACNAQSMDGVLAVGGCDKNIPGAVLAMARMNIPAVFVYGGTIKPGHLNGSDLTVVSAFEAVGQLISGRIDEASLTAIEKNACPGAGSCGGMFTANTMSAAIETMGLSLLYSSTMAAEDAEKAESAARSAEVLMQAVQANIRPRDLLTLEAFENAISVIMAVGGSTNSVLHLLAIARTAGVSLSIDDFERIRQQVPVLCDLKPSGRYVTVDLHRAGGIPQVMRILLDAGLLHGDCQTVEGLTLKQLLAHVPPAPPLDQDVIRPINNPIYPKGHLAILKGNLASEGSVAKLSGVRKPVLTGPAQVFDSEEECLAAILDKRIRAGDILVIRYEGPVGGPGMREMLAPTSAIVGQGLGDKVALITDGRFSGGTYGLVVGHVAPEAAVGGMIGLVKEGDSITIDANLLLLQLNVDMDELERRRLAWKRPEPRYRTGVLGKYARLVSTSSQGAITDQD from the coding sequence CACCTTGCAACGTCGGCTTGAATAATTTGGCACAACGTGCTGAGGAAGCTGCACGTGCAGCTGGCGGAATGCCCCAGACTTTTGGAACGATCACCGTCAGTGATGGAATATCCATGGGTACAGAGGGGATGAAGTACTCCCTTGTCAGTCGCGAGGTAATTGCTGACGCAATCGAGACAGCTTGCAATGCTCAGAGCATGGATGGTGTGCTAGCGGTGGGGGGGTGTGATAAGAATATCCCCGGAGCAGTATTAGCCATGGCCCGGATGAATATCCCTGCCGTGTTTGTTTATGGTGGCACAATCAAGCCCGGCCATCTTAATGGTTCTGATCTGACTGTAGTGAGTGCTTTTGAGGCTGTAGGGCAACTCATTAGTGGGCGCATTGATGAGGCGAGTTTAACAGCTATTGAGAAGAATGCCTGCCCTGGTGCTGGCAGCTGTGGAGGCATGTTTACAGCTAACACTATGAGTGCTGCCATTGAGACAATGGGATTAAGCCTTCTCTATAGTTCTACAATGGCTGCTGAAGATGCAGAGAAAGCAGAGAGTGCTGCACGTTCTGCTGAAGTGCTAATGCAGGCGGTGCAGGCAAACATACGGCCACGCGACCTGCTCACGCTTGAGGCCTTTGAGAATGCCATAAGCGTAATTATGGCAGTGGGAGGCTCGACAAATTCTGTGCTTCATCTGCTGGCTATAGCGCGCACAGCTGGAGTTAGCTTAAGCATAGATGACTTTGAACGAATCCGTCAGCAAGTGCCAGTGCTCTGTGATCTCAAGCCCAGTGGCCGCTATGTGACTGTGGATCTGCACCGCGCTGGAGGCATCCCGCAGGTGATGCGAATATTGCTAGATGCAGGTTTATTGCATGGCGATTGTCAAACTGTAGAGGGCTTAACCCTGAAACAGTTACTAGCTCACGTTCCCCCGGCGCCCCCTTTGGATCAGGATGTAATCCGACCTATTAACAATCCAATTTACCCCAAGGGGCATCTGGCAATTCTCAAAGGAAACCTAGCCAGTGAGGGCAGTGTTGCCAAGCTTAGTGGCGTAAGGAAGCCAGTGCTGACAGGCCCTGCTCAAGTCTTTGATAGTGAGGAAGAATGTCTGGCTGCAATTCTTGATAAGCGCATCCGCGCAGGGGACATTCTAGTAATTCGCTACGAGGGACCAGTCGGTGGACCTGGGATGCGCGAAATGCTTGCGCCCACTTCTGCTATTGTTGGTCAAGGCCTTGGCGATAAGGTTGCTCTAATCACTGATGGCCGCTTCAGTGGCGGTACCTACGGTCTTGTGGTTGGTCACGTTGCGCCAGAGGCAGCTGTCGGCGGAATGATTGGGCTTGTTAAAGAAGGCGACAGCATAACTATTGATGCAAACTTATTACTGCTGCAACTAAATGTTGACATGGATGAGTTGGAACGACGTAGATTGGCATGGAAGCGCCCGGAACCTCGCTACAGGACAGGAGTCCTAGGTAAATATGCTCGCCTGGTTAGTACCAGTAGCCAAGGTGCTATCACTGATCAGGACTGA